From a region of the Dickeya poaceiphila genome:
- the hpxX gene encoding oxalurate catabolism protein HpxX — MEKKDIDQDTLSAYLQQMETLMGLELDDVRRQELHAQFSRIAAMAQPLMAFALDERQEVAGVYQL, encoded by the coding sequence ATGGAAAAAAAAGATATTGATCAGGACACGCTGTCCGCGTATCTGCAACAAATGGAAACCCTGATGGGGCTGGAGCTGGATGATGTCCGCCGTCAGGAACTGCACGCTCAGTTCAGCCGCATCGCCGCCATGGCGCAGCCGCTGATGGCGTTTGCACTGGATGAACGTCAGGAAGTGGCGGGAGTCTATCAACTATGA